The following are encoded in a window of Danio aesculapii chromosome 12, fDanAes4.1, whole genome shotgun sequence genomic DNA:
- the zeb1b gene encoding zinc finger E-box-binding homeobox 1b isoform X1 gives MADGPRCKRRKQANPRRTNVSNYSHVLEGQSDSDDEDKLHIVEEEGSLLDGADCDSVALDDDPNGTADPDGRWDDVKEECVSDEDERSRDALVEEMLQQGDTAVIFPEAPDDEPRQGTPETSGHDENGTPDSFSQLLTCPYCSRGYKRYTSLKEHIKYRHEKSEDNFSCSLCSYTFAYRTQLDRHMTAHKAGREQRHVTQSGGGGNRKFKCTECGKAFKYKHHLKEHLRIHSGEKPYECSNCKKRFSHSGSYSSHISSKKCIGLISVNGRPRPSPATGAAKTPQCSSPSLPTSSPTARVQVRDKLDNSKPLQEQLPLTQIKSEPLDYEYKPVVVAPSARGVNGMFQGGAAAPLQGAVQAVVLPTVGLVSPISINLGDLQNVLKVAVDGNVIRQVLESTQAKGQQSGTGIVGAGGLGIAQAPQQVIQAISLPILDQDGNAKIFINYSLDPSQAQAVLQSPKKEPLGSNTEVCKGQKLPEDLTVKTNRDKTTITVDEKSMLHNDILLKHCGKDEHRINGKNLEEKMDLEGLCPGQPPLKNLLSLLKAYFALNNEPTKEELAKISESVSLPAEVVKKWFEKMQLGQISIDPSSPQHEDEQTTPVDLDGTKGASPKPDLDEQMNSEEQEEKECCSPAEGIAASVNGIESVPASPSPLNLSADGPVPARTLEEGEGPLDLSLPKSATTASVASGHVNTVYSAQEEPLNLTCTKKELLSNASTNAAIYASQPSANPINIMTTQLPTLVAITDQGQAQCLRALTTTKQTILIPQLTYSYTTTSSSPAGSDTPQKNILHVNGIKEEKQEMGSEATSTLEEQTDSDSGPTKKKMKRTESGLYACDLCDKIFQKSSSLLRHKYEHTGKRPHECGICSKAFKHKHHLIEHLRLHSGEKPYQCDKCGKRFSHSGSYSQHMNHRYSYCKKEAQGQGLGQGVEEEDNPGEEQPQTGSTATSPPSHLDSDERGSSTRDDESEEEDEMGSGSLVDEDEIQVVKIGDEGDEDDQGADEDQERMEEDGDEEGEGETLKVVVMQDECEEDENVEDEQTSEDAKDTEDHTEDTTERKTPGDNNGEHEENTAAMNGDVK, from the exons TGAGTAACTACAGTCATGTGCTGGAGGGCCAGTCAGACTCTGATGATGAAGATAAGCTTCACATTGTGGAGGAGGAAGGGAGTCTCCTGGACGGGGCTGACTGTGACAGCGTGGCCCTTGACGATGACCCCAATGGGACCGCTGACCCTGACGGCAGATGGGACGATG tgaaAGAGGAGTGTGTGTCGGATGAAGACGAAAGGAGCAGAGATGCTTTGGTTGAGGAGATGCTCCAGCAAGGAGACACCGCAGTCATCTTTCCAGAGGCTCCAGATGACGAACCGCGACAGGGCACACCAGAAACCAGCGGACATGATGAAAATG GCACGCCAGACTCATTTTCTCAGCTCCTCACCTGTCCGTACTGCTCTCGTGGCTACAAACGTTACACCTCACtgaaggagcacattaaatacagACACGAGAAGAGCGAGGACAACTTCAGCTGCTCTCTCTGCAGCTACACCTTTGCCTATCGAACACAGCTGGACAGACACATGACCGCACACAAAGCTGGCAGAGAACAG CGGCATGTTACTCAGTCAGGTGGAGGAGGGAATCGAAAGTTTAAATGCACTGAATGTGGCAAAGCCTTCAAGTACAAACACCACCTGAAAGAACACCTGCGCATCCACAGTG GAGAAAAGCCTTATGAATGCTCCAACTGCAAGAAGCGTTTCTCTCATTCCGGTTCCTACAGTTCCCACATAAGCAGTAAGAAGTGCATCGGACTCATCTCAGTAAATGGACGACCAAGACCTTCTCCAGCTACTGGGGCTGCCAAGACCCCACAGTGCTCTTCCCCATCCCTGCCAACCTCTTCCCCTACAGCACGAGTCCAAGTCAGAGACAAACTGGATAACAGCAAACCCCTTCAAGAGCAGCTTCCCTTGACACAGATCAAGTCTGAGCCGCTGGACTATGAGTACAAGCCTGTGGTAGTGGCCCCATCTGCTAGAGGCGTAAATGGCATGTTTCAGGGTGGGGCAGCAGCCCCTCTCCAGGGTGCTGTACAGGCTGTTGTGCTTCCAACTGTGGGTCTGGTGTCCCCAATCAGCATCAATCTGGGGGACTTACAAAACGTGCTAAAGGTGGCAGTGGATGGGAATGTCATCAGGCAAGTGCTGGAAAGCACACAAGCTAAGGGGCAACAATCAGGGACGGGAATTGTTGGTGCAGGAGGGCTAGGGATTGCCCAAGCTCCCCAGCAAGTTATCCAAGCCATTAGTCTTCCCATCTTGGATCAGGATGGTAATGCTAAAATATTCATCAACTATAGTCTAGACCCATCCCAAGCCCAAGCAGTCCTTCAAAGTCCTAAAAAGGAACCATTGGGGTCGAACACTGAGGTCTGCAAGGGTCAGAAGCTGCCTGAGGACCtaacagtaaaaacaaatagGGACAAAACCACCATCACTGTGGATGAGAAGAGCATGTTACACAATGACATATTACTTAAGCACTGTGGTAAAGATGAACATAGGATAAACGGGAAAAATCTTGAGGAGAAGATGGACTTGGAAGGTCTGTGTCCTGGTCAGCctcctctgaagaaccttctctCCTTGCTCAAGGCTTACTTTGCCTTAAACAATGAGCCCACTAAGGAGGAACTGGCAAAGATATCAGAGTCTGTCAGTCTTCCAGCTGAGGTGGTGAAGAAGTGGTTTGAGAAGATGCAGCTGGGACAGATCTCTATAGACCCTTCTTCACCTCAGCATGAAGATGAGCAAACCACTCCTGTGGATTTGGATGGTACTAAAGGTGCATCACCCAAACCAGACTTGGATGAGCAAATGAACTCAGAGGAACAAGAGGAGAAGGAATGTTGTAGCCCAGCGGAGGGCATAGCAGCCAGCGTGAATGGAATTGAGAGTGTCCCTGCATCCCCTTCACCACTAAACCTATCGGCTGATGGTCCTGTCCCAGCCAGGACTCTTGAGGAAGGTGAGGGACCTCTCGATCTGTCGCTACCAAAATCCGCTACTACAGCCTCTGTGGCTAGCGGTCATGTTAACACTGTTTACTCGGCTCAAGAGGAGCCGCTGAATTTGACTTGCACAAAGAAGGAACTGCTCAGTAATGCAAGCACCAATGCTGCCATATATGCCAGCCAACCAAGTGCCAATCCCATAAACATCATGACCACTCAACTGCCCACCCTAGTGGCTATCACTGACCAGGGACAGGCGCAATGTCTACGTGCACTTACCACCACTAAACAGACCATCCTGATCCCGCAGCTGACTTACAGTTACACCACTACATCCTCCAGCCCTGCAGGGAGCGACACACCACAGAAGAACATTTTACATGTCAATGGCATCAAG GAGGAAAAACAAGAGATGGGGTCAGAGGCCACCTCTACATTGGAAGAACAGACAGACTCAGACTCAGGGCCGACCAAGAAAAAGATGAAAAGGACGGAGAGTGGGCTGTATGCTTGTGACCTGTGTGACAAAATCTTCCAGAAGAGCAGCTCGTTGCTCCGccataaatatgaacacacag GAAAGAGGCCTCATGAATGCGGGATCTGCAGCAAGGCCTTCAAACACAAGCACCACCTAATAGAGCATCTGCGCCTGCACTCTGGAGAAAAGCCCTATCAGTGCGACAAGTGCGGGAAACGCTTCTCCCACTCCGGCTCCTACTCACAACACATGAATCACAGATATTCCTACTGTAAGAAAGAGGCTCAAGGTCAAGGGCTAGGCCAAGGAGTGGAAGAAGAGGACAATCCTGGTGAGGAGCAGCCTCAGACGGGCAGTACAGCGACCTCGCCTCCATCTCACCTGGACTCGGATGAGCGGGGGAGCAGTACCAGAGACGATGAAAGCGAGGAGGAAGACGAAATGGGCTCAGGGAGCTTAGTTGACGAAGATGAAATTCAGGTAGTCAAGATTGGAGATGAGGGAGATGAAGATGATCAGGGAGCAGATGAAGACCAGGAGAGGATGGAGGAAGATGGTGACGAGGAAGGTGAGGGTGAGACGCTGAAAGTCGTGGTGATGCAGGATGAATGTGAGGAGGACGAAAATGTTGAGGATGAGCAAACGTCGGAGGATGCCAAGGACACCGAAGACCACACGGAGGACACGACAGAAAGAAAAACCCCAGGGGACAATAATGGTGAACATGAAGAAAACACAGCCGCTATGAATGGAGATGTGAAATGA
- the zeb1b gene encoding zinc finger E-box-binding homeobox 1b isoform X2 — translation MSTCAVSNYSHVLEGQSDSDDEDKLHIVEEEGSLLDGADCDSVALDDDPNGTADPDGRWDDVKEECVSDEDERSRDALVEEMLQQGDTAVIFPEAPDDEPRQGTPETSGHDENGTPDSFSQLLTCPYCSRGYKRYTSLKEHIKYRHEKSEDNFSCSLCSYTFAYRTQLDRHMTAHKAGREQRHVTQSGGGGNRKFKCTECGKAFKYKHHLKEHLRIHSGEKPYECSNCKKRFSHSGSYSSHISSKKCIGLISVNGRPRPSPATGAAKTPQCSSPSLPTSSPTARVQVRDKLDNSKPLQEQLPLTQIKSEPLDYEYKPVVVAPSARGVNGMFQGGAAAPLQGAVQAVVLPTVGLVSPISINLGDLQNVLKVAVDGNVIRQVLESTQAKGQQSGTGIVGAGGLGIAQAPQQVIQAISLPILDQDGNAKIFINYSLDPSQAQAVLQSPKKEPLGSNTEVCKGQKLPEDLTVKTNRDKTTITVDEKSMLHNDILLKHCGKDEHRINGKNLEEKMDLEGLCPGQPPLKNLLSLLKAYFALNNEPTKEELAKISESVSLPAEVVKKWFEKMQLGQISIDPSSPQHEDEQTTPVDLDGTKGASPKPDLDEQMNSEEQEEKECCSPAEGIAASVNGIESVPASPSPLNLSADGPVPARTLEEGEGPLDLSLPKSATTASVASGHVNTVYSAQEEPLNLTCTKKELLSNASTNAAIYASQPSANPINIMTTQLPTLVAITDQGQAQCLRALTTTKQTILIPQLTYSYTTTSSSPAGSDTPQKNILHVNGIKEEKQEMGSEATSTLEEQTDSDSGPTKKKMKRTESGLYACDLCDKIFQKSSSLLRHKYEHTGKRPHECGICSKAFKHKHHLIEHLRLHSGEKPYQCDKCGKRFSHSGSYSQHMNHRYSYCKKEAQGQGLGQGVEEEDNPGEEQPQTGSTATSPPSHLDSDERGSSTRDDESEEEDEMGSGSLVDEDEIQVVKIGDEGDEDDQGADEDQERMEEDGDEEGEGETLKVVVMQDECEEDENVEDEQTSEDAKDTEDHTEDTTERKTPGDNNGEHEENTAAMNGDVK, via the exons TGAGTAACTACAGTCATGTGCTGGAGGGCCAGTCAGACTCTGATGATGAAGATAAGCTTCACATTGTGGAGGAGGAAGGGAGTCTCCTGGACGGGGCTGACTGTGACAGCGTGGCCCTTGACGATGACCCCAATGGGACCGCTGACCCTGACGGCAGATGGGACGATG tgaaAGAGGAGTGTGTGTCGGATGAAGACGAAAGGAGCAGAGATGCTTTGGTTGAGGAGATGCTCCAGCAAGGAGACACCGCAGTCATCTTTCCAGAGGCTCCAGATGACGAACCGCGACAGGGCACACCAGAAACCAGCGGACATGATGAAAATG GCACGCCAGACTCATTTTCTCAGCTCCTCACCTGTCCGTACTGCTCTCGTGGCTACAAACGTTACACCTCACtgaaggagcacattaaatacagACACGAGAAGAGCGAGGACAACTTCAGCTGCTCTCTCTGCAGCTACACCTTTGCCTATCGAACACAGCTGGACAGACACATGACCGCACACAAAGCTGGCAGAGAACAG CGGCATGTTACTCAGTCAGGTGGAGGAGGGAATCGAAAGTTTAAATGCACTGAATGTGGCAAAGCCTTCAAGTACAAACACCACCTGAAAGAACACCTGCGCATCCACAGTG GAGAAAAGCCTTATGAATGCTCCAACTGCAAGAAGCGTTTCTCTCATTCCGGTTCCTACAGTTCCCACATAAGCAGTAAGAAGTGCATCGGACTCATCTCAGTAAATGGACGACCAAGACCTTCTCCAGCTACTGGGGCTGCCAAGACCCCACAGTGCTCTTCCCCATCCCTGCCAACCTCTTCCCCTACAGCACGAGTCCAAGTCAGAGACAAACTGGATAACAGCAAACCCCTTCAAGAGCAGCTTCCCTTGACACAGATCAAGTCTGAGCCGCTGGACTATGAGTACAAGCCTGTGGTAGTGGCCCCATCTGCTAGAGGCGTAAATGGCATGTTTCAGGGTGGGGCAGCAGCCCCTCTCCAGGGTGCTGTACAGGCTGTTGTGCTTCCAACTGTGGGTCTGGTGTCCCCAATCAGCATCAATCTGGGGGACTTACAAAACGTGCTAAAGGTGGCAGTGGATGGGAATGTCATCAGGCAAGTGCTGGAAAGCACACAAGCTAAGGGGCAACAATCAGGGACGGGAATTGTTGGTGCAGGAGGGCTAGGGATTGCCCAAGCTCCCCAGCAAGTTATCCAAGCCATTAGTCTTCCCATCTTGGATCAGGATGGTAATGCTAAAATATTCATCAACTATAGTCTAGACCCATCCCAAGCCCAAGCAGTCCTTCAAAGTCCTAAAAAGGAACCATTGGGGTCGAACACTGAGGTCTGCAAGGGTCAGAAGCTGCCTGAGGACCtaacagtaaaaacaaatagGGACAAAACCACCATCACTGTGGATGAGAAGAGCATGTTACACAATGACATATTACTTAAGCACTGTGGTAAAGATGAACATAGGATAAACGGGAAAAATCTTGAGGAGAAGATGGACTTGGAAGGTCTGTGTCCTGGTCAGCctcctctgaagaaccttctctCCTTGCTCAAGGCTTACTTTGCCTTAAACAATGAGCCCACTAAGGAGGAACTGGCAAAGATATCAGAGTCTGTCAGTCTTCCAGCTGAGGTGGTGAAGAAGTGGTTTGAGAAGATGCAGCTGGGACAGATCTCTATAGACCCTTCTTCACCTCAGCATGAAGATGAGCAAACCACTCCTGTGGATTTGGATGGTACTAAAGGTGCATCACCCAAACCAGACTTGGATGAGCAAATGAACTCAGAGGAACAAGAGGAGAAGGAATGTTGTAGCCCAGCGGAGGGCATAGCAGCCAGCGTGAATGGAATTGAGAGTGTCCCTGCATCCCCTTCACCACTAAACCTATCGGCTGATGGTCCTGTCCCAGCCAGGACTCTTGAGGAAGGTGAGGGACCTCTCGATCTGTCGCTACCAAAATCCGCTACTACAGCCTCTGTGGCTAGCGGTCATGTTAACACTGTTTACTCGGCTCAAGAGGAGCCGCTGAATTTGACTTGCACAAAGAAGGAACTGCTCAGTAATGCAAGCACCAATGCTGCCATATATGCCAGCCAACCAAGTGCCAATCCCATAAACATCATGACCACTCAACTGCCCACCCTAGTGGCTATCACTGACCAGGGACAGGCGCAATGTCTACGTGCACTTACCACCACTAAACAGACCATCCTGATCCCGCAGCTGACTTACAGTTACACCACTACATCCTCCAGCCCTGCAGGGAGCGACACACCACAGAAGAACATTTTACATGTCAATGGCATCAAG GAGGAAAAACAAGAGATGGGGTCAGAGGCCACCTCTACATTGGAAGAACAGACAGACTCAGACTCAGGGCCGACCAAGAAAAAGATGAAAAGGACGGAGAGTGGGCTGTATGCTTGTGACCTGTGTGACAAAATCTTCCAGAAGAGCAGCTCGTTGCTCCGccataaatatgaacacacag GAAAGAGGCCTCATGAATGCGGGATCTGCAGCAAGGCCTTCAAACACAAGCACCACCTAATAGAGCATCTGCGCCTGCACTCTGGAGAAAAGCCCTATCAGTGCGACAAGTGCGGGAAACGCTTCTCCCACTCCGGCTCCTACTCACAACACATGAATCACAGATATTCCTACTGTAAGAAAGAGGCTCAAGGTCAAGGGCTAGGCCAAGGAGTGGAAGAAGAGGACAATCCTGGTGAGGAGCAGCCTCAGACGGGCAGTACAGCGACCTCGCCTCCATCTCACCTGGACTCGGATGAGCGGGGGAGCAGTACCAGAGACGATGAAAGCGAGGAGGAAGACGAAATGGGCTCAGGGAGCTTAGTTGACGAAGATGAAATTCAGGTAGTCAAGATTGGAGATGAGGGAGATGAAGATGATCAGGGAGCAGATGAAGACCAGGAGAGGATGGAGGAAGATGGTGACGAGGAAGGTGAGGGTGAGACGCTGAAAGTCGTGGTGATGCAGGATGAATGTGAGGAGGACGAAAATGTTGAGGATGAGCAAACGTCGGAGGATGCCAAGGACACCGAAGACCACACGGAGGACACGACAGAAAGAAAAACCCCAGGGGACAATAATGGTGAACATGAAGAAAACACAGCCGCTATGAATGGAGATGTGAAATGA